The segment GGCTATCTATTTCAATAATATTACCATTCTCGTCAAAATCCAGCTGTAACCCATTGGAGAGTCTAACTTCATATTTTTCATCTTCCCAAATTTCCCAGCTGCTATTTTCCTTTACTTCTTCTGTTTGAAGGTTAGAAAAATGCTTGCTAATAAAATCCTGTGCAGTTTTAGGTAATTTGTCGTTTGTTGATTGTGCCATCATTCCTATTGAAAATAACATAACCAATCCACTTAACATCACTCTTTTCATAATTCTTGTTTTTTAATTACAGGACAAAATAAAGGTCCAAAACTGAAAAAAATTAGGAATACTCAATCTTTCTATTCCTAAATGTTTCCTAAAAGCACTTATATCTTTCAAAAATTCCAATGCGCTTTTTCATCATTTAATTGGAGTCAATAAAAATATAAACCTGTGCAATCTTACCACATGAGGAATAAAATATTTGCTGTATTAGTATGCTTTTTCATTATTACATTTTCATTTTCACAGGATTCTCAATCATTCTATTATGAGAATGAATTTGAAATCTCCATTCCTCTTAAAAATAATTGGTCTATAGATTTTGGCGCAGGAAATCGTGGACTGTTACAGGAGAAACTAAATGGGAAAAGTATAAGCGGGTATCAACATGAGCACCTGGAACTTAATCATTTTACTAAATATAAAGCAAAGGAATTCCTTGCGATAAGCCTGGGATTAAGGTATCGATTTAGAGAAATTTTTGATAGTTTCAATAGGGACGAAATTAGAATTATAGAACAGATAGAAATAGGATCTACCAACTCTTCTCTCCCAATATCACATAGATTTAGGTTGGAACAGCGTTTTAGGGAAGAGACCATCCATCGGGTAAGGTACGCACTCCAATTTTCCCGACCTTTAATTGATGAATTCTCTGTAGGATTGGCAACAGAAGCTTTATTTGCTTTTTCAAGGCCTTCTAAACCGGAAGCAGAACAAAGGTTTTCTCTCGGTTTTGAAAATACTTCCTTTAAAGATTTAAAGTTAGGGCTTGATTTAGAATACCGTATTGAAAACTACACCCGTACTCCCGGTCACGAATTCTTTCTTATTACCGGGGTCTCTTTTTCCCTATAAAAATTACTGTACCAGATAATTGCATGGAGGTGATAAAGTTTATCATTCTGTTCGCGAACACTAAAATTATCAATCGTAAAAAAGCAAAATTATAGCCGCTCCTGCGCTTCTCTTCTGTCATTATTTCAGCTAAATCTTATTTAAAAATAAACTAGGAAACTTTTTTTGTTTTTTAGTTTATTTTGGTGTTATCTTTGCATTCGATTTAAAGATGATTCAAATACAATAAGTAAAATGAAAAAGTTATTAATTGGTCTATTATTGACCAGCAGTTTTAGCTTTGCCCAGGAATCTCCTATTGAGCTAAATCTTCCAAAAGCAGTTTCCTACGCACTGGAAAACAAAGCGGAAGCTCAAAAGGCGCGGCTTGATATTGAGCAGGCTAATGCAAAGATTGCAGAGGTAAGAGCCAATGCTTTACCAAATATTTCGGCAAATGCGAATACAACCTTCAATCCTCTTTTGCAACAAAACCTGTTACCGGGGGAGATTTTTGGAATGCCAGGTGAGGATATTGCTGTCGCATTAGGAAGGAAATGGACTTCTAATGCCAATGCCCAACTTACCCAAACACTTTTCAATCAACAGGTATTTACGGGATTAAAAGCAGCCAGGTCCACCAAGGAGTTTTACCAGCTAAATGCACAGTTAACGAATGAAGAAATAATTGAAAAGGTAGCCACTGCTTATTACCAGGTATACCAAACGCAGCAAATGCTGGAAAACCTACAGAGTAATCTAGAGTTGACCGAACAAACTGTGAACATTGTTAAAGGCTTATTTGAAAACGGACTCGCCAAAGAAATTGACTATGATCGCAGTAAAGTAGCGCTTAACAATCTAATTGCCAGCAGGCAGCAGGCCCTTAATGCTGTAGAACTTAGTGAAAATGCATTAAAGTTTATGATAGGTATGTCTATGTCACAAGAGATAAGATTACCTGCTGAAGCCTTTCAACCTGTAGTTCTTCCAGGAAAAAACCTGGAAATGAATGAGAGAACAGAGTTACAGCTCTTAAACAAGCAAATTGAGCTGTTAAACTGGCAGAAAAAAGCAACCCTTGCAGAGTATTATCCATCGGCAGCTCTTGTGGCTAATTATGGCTGGCTGGGACAGGGAGACGTAGTACCGCTTTGGAATGGTAAGGACAAAGGAGTCTTTTGGTCCGATCTTTCAGCTGTGGGTTTAAATATCCAAATCCCAATTTTTAACGGGGGAGCAACCAAATCCAGGGTAAAACAAAATCAAATAGATATAGAAAAAGCCCAGGCCGATTTTCGGGAGACTGAACTCGCCCTTCAACTTGCCTATAGCAATGCTCTGGCGCAGCTGGAAAACAACCTTATTACCATTAGAACACAGGAAGAAAATGTGGAGTTGGCACAGGAAGTTTATCAGGATACCCAAAATAACTATGGATTGGGCTTAGCCAGTCTAAACGATATGCTTGATGCTGAAAGAGATTTGGCTGAAGCTAAAAATAATCTTACTAATGCCCGTCTCGACTACAAATTAGCGGAAGTAGAGCTATTAAAATCACAGGGGAAATTAGAAACTCTTAATGAAAACAACCTTTAAAATGAAAAAGAAAACAATAATTACAATAGTAGCTTTGGCAGGTGTTGCCTTAATTTTCTTCCTTATCCTTAGAAATAATAAGAGTAAAAATGAGCAGGAACTTAATATTGTTGCTCAAAAAAATACTGAGATCGCCGTAAGAACAGCAGAAGCTGCAAAAGAAAGTATTAGTGGCAGGTTCACGGTGAACGGTACCTTCCAGCCGGAGACCCGTGCAAATATTTCGGCAGAAATGGGAGGACAAATTGTTGCGATATTGGTTGAAGAAGGCAGTATAGTGAAGGCGGGCCAGATAGTTGCCAGACTTTCCGGAGATAAGATTAATGTGAATGTTAATAATGCAAAGGCCAACCTTGACAACGCAGTTTCTACATTGGAGAGATATGAATCTGCATATAAAACTGGTGGTGTCACAGCAGTTCAACTGGATCAGGCTCGTTTACAGGTTCAAAATGCCAGAGCACAGCATCAATCTGCACAACTTAGCTCAGGAGATACCAACGTTAGATCCAAAGTAAGCGGGATTGTTAACCAGAAGATGGTTGAACCGGGAATGGTAGTGGGTGCAGGTACTCCAATAGTTGAAGTTGTAAATATTTCCTCTCTTAAATTAAAGGTCGAGGTAGATGAAGCTTTGGTTAGCAATTTAGAGATGGGAGATACTGTAAACATTGTGCCAAGCGTCACCAGGGATACTATAAGCGGAAAAATAAGCTTTATAGCTCCTGCTTCTAATGGAGCACTAAAATTCCCGGTAGAAATTACGATAGATAACACTGAAAACAAGTTTAGAGCAGGTATGTATGCTACTGCAGTTTTCAACCAGGCAGGACTTGAAAATGTTCTTACAATTCCAAGGGAAGCTTTTGTGGGTAGTGTAAGTGATAACCAGGTGTTCCTTGTAGACAACGGTACAGCAAAACTTACAAAAATTAAGACTGGGGTAAATTACGGAAGTAAAGTCCAGGTAACTAAGTGGACTTAATGAGGGAGATGTGGTGGTAACCAGTGGACAAATTAATCTTACTGATAACACTGCGGTTAAAATCTTAAAATAAAAGATAAAAAGAAATGAAATTAGCACAGGTTTCAATAAAAAGACCCAGTCTCGTGATAGTAATGCTAGCGTTACTCATCCTGGGAGGTCTTTTCAGCTATAGTCAGCTCAACTATGAGTTGATTCCAAAATTCGAAGTGAAGGTGGTAACAGTGATGACAATTTATCCCGGTGCATCACCTGCTGAAGTAGAAAATACAGTCTCCCGTAAAGTGGAAGACGCAATTTCTTCTTTGGAAAATATAAAAAAGATCCAGACAAAGTCTTTCGAAAGTCTTTCTCTTGTAACGATTCAACTTACTAATGATGCAGATGTTGACTTTGCATTAAATGAAGCTCAGAGAAAAATTAATGCCATTCGGTCAGATCTTCCGGAGGATATAGATGAACCATCACTTTCGCAGTTCTCGCTTTCAGATTTGCTTAGGTGGTAAGTATGGGGGTATCTGGGAATCTTTCAGAAAATGAACTTTATGATCTTATTGATCAAAAAATCCAGCCAGCTTTTTCCAGACTTCAGGGAGTGGCACAGGTGACTATGGTTGGAGGTCAGGAACGGGAGATCAGGGTAAATTTAGATCCCAACAAGCTTGAAGGTTATGGCCTTACCATTCCAATGGTACAACAAATCATTACTGCCTCCAACCTGGATTTTCCTACTAGTAATCTTACTACAAGAGAAAACACAACTCTTATACGTCTTTCAGGAAAAATTCAGTCAGTTGATGAGCTTAGGAATTTAGTTATTG is part of the Antarcticibacterium sp. 1MA-6-2 genome and harbors:
- a CDS encoding PepSY-like domain-containing protein — translated: MKRVMLSGLVMLFSIGMMAQSTNDKLPKTAQDFISKHFSNLQTEEVKENSSWEIWEDEKYEVRLSNGLQLDFDENGNIIEIDSQNNEAIPEAAIPASITTYLKSNHPDAKIIGWEKQGKGQEVELSNGIEVEFDNNGKFLKID
- a CDS encoding DUF2490 domain-containing protein, with protein sequence MRNKIFAVLVCFFIITFSFSQDSQSFYYENEFEISIPLKNNWSIDFGAGNRGLLQEKLNGKSISGYQHEHLELNHFTKYKAKEFLAISLGLRYRFREIFDSFNRDEIRIIEQIEIGSTNSSLPISHRFRLEQRFREETIHRVRYALQFSRPLIDEFSVGLATEALFAFSRPSKPEAEQRFSLGFENTSFKDLKLGLDLEYRIENYTRTPGHEFFLITGVSFSL
- a CDS encoding TolC family protein, giving the protein MKKLLIGLLLTSSFSFAQESPIELNLPKAVSYALENKAEAQKARLDIEQANAKIAEVRANALPNISANANTTFNPLLQQNLLPGEIFGMPGEDIAVALGRKWTSNANAQLTQTLFNQQVFTGLKAARSTKEFYQLNAQLTNEEIIEKVATAYYQVYQTQQMLENLQSNLELTEQTVNIVKGLFENGLAKEIDYDRSKVALNNLIASRQQALNAVELSENALKFMIGMSMSQEIRLPAEAFQPVVLPGKNLEMNERTELQLLNKQIELLNWQKKATLAEYYPSAALVANYGWLGQGDVVPLWNGKDKGVFWSDLSAVGLNIQIPIFNGGATKSRVKQNQIDIEKAQADFRETELALQLAYSNALAQLENNLITIRTQEENVELAQEVYQDTQNNYGLGLASLNDMLDAERDLAEAKNNLTNARLDYKLAEVELLKSQGKLETLNENNL